The following coding sequences lie in one Marinobacter sp. ANT_B65 genomic window:
- a CDS encoding L-threonylcarbamoyladenylate synthase, protein MAALNPINEWQLHCAGRTILQGGVIAYPTEAVWGLGCDPWNQQAVARILELKSRSMEKGMILVAASVEQVRFLLDPLPEALQLEARRHWPGPVTCLLPDVNRQVPEWVRGTHSSIAVRVSEHPVVKALCERADMPLVSTSCNPAGRQPAHSALQVRQYFNDQLDWIVPGALGGNRNPSRIIDIVSGKQLR, encoded by the coding sequence ATGGCAGCGCTCAACCCCATCAATGAGTGGCAGTTACACTGCGCCGGCAGGACTATCCTGCAGGGTGGTGTTATCGCCTACCCGACCGAGGCAGTCTGGGGGCTGGGCTGCGATCCCTGGAACCAGCAAGCGGTCGCACGGATTCTTGAACTCAAAAGCCGGTCGATGGAAAAAGGCATGATTCTGGTGGCGGCATCGGTGGAGCAGGTCCGCTTTCTTCTGGATCCTCTGCCCGAAGCGCTTCAGTTGGAGGCGCGGCGCCATTGGCCCGGCCCCGTCACCTGTCTGTTGCCGGATGTGAACAGGCAGGTTCCTGAATGGGTTCGCGGTACCCACAGTTCGATAGCGGTAAGGGTCAGTGAGCATCCGGTGGTTAAAGCCTTGTGTGAACGCGCCGATATGCCTCTTGTATCCACGTCCTGCAATCCGGCCGGGCGACAGCCTGCACATAGTGCCCTTCAGGTTCGCCAGTACTTCAATGACCAGCTTGACTGGATTGTGCCGGGCGCGCTTGGCGGTAACCGGAATCCCAGTCGCATTATTGATATTGTCAGCGGTAAACAGCTTCGTTAG
- a CDS encoding flagellar motor protein MotB produces the protein MPQIRKNSKPRPKNQTPAWIVTFADLATLLLTFFILLLSFAEMDIEKYKAMANSMSVAFGSANVLDDDIGGSPITLVESDTVSLPEPTETQSPDPEFIDERAPESAATVISGGVLDLASRMIGELESEVASGALSVNYDKNKVVIRFSEEATFRSGEAAIKPEMIPIIERVVGVLAGCTGDVLVSGYTDDRPISSSRYRSNWDLSAARAVSVVHELVMSQQVPADRVVAAGRAETNPLAPNDTAENRALNRRVEIAIRDPKCDESISTSDLPIEILP, from the coding sequence TTGCCGCAGATCCGGAAAAACAGTAAACCCAGGCCGAAAAACCAGACACCTGCATGGATCGTTACCTTTGCTGATCTTGCCACGCTGCTGTTGACGTTTTTTATTCTGCTACTGTCTTTTGCGGAAATGGATATTGAAAAGTACAAGGCGATGGCCAATTCCATGTCTGTTGCGTTCGGTTCTGCCAATGTTCTGGATGATGATATCGGCGGGTCGCCGATAACCCTGGTGGAGTCAGATACCGTCTCACTGCCAGAGCCCACAGAAACACAATCGCCGGACCCGGAATTCATTGATGAGCGGGCGCCAGAATCCGCAGCTACTGTTATTTCCGGCGGGGTTTTAGATCTGGCCAGCAGAATGATTGGTGAACTGGAAAGCGAAGTGGCGTCCGGGGCATTGAGTGTGAATTATGATAAAAACAAAGTGGTTATCCGGTTCTCGGAGGAGGCTACTTTCCGCTCCGGAGAGGCGGCTATCAAGCCCGAGATGATCCCCATCATAGAGCGGGTGGTTGGCGTGCTGGCAGGTTGTACCGGAGATGTTCTGGTTTCCGGTTACACTGATGACCGCCCTATCTCCAGTAGCCGCTACCGCTCAAACTGGGATCTTTCCGCTGCTCGTGCAGTATCCGTAGTGCATGAGCTTGTCATGAGTCAGCAGGTACCTGCTGATCGCGTAGTCGCCGCTGGCCGTGCGGAAACCAACCCTCTTGCTCCTAACGATACGGCAGAAAACCGTGCTTTGAACCGCAGGGTAGAAATTGCGATTCGTGACCCTAAATGTGATGAATCCATTTCAACCAGCGACCTGCCGATAGAAATCCTGCCCTGA
- a CDS encoding MotA/TolQ/ExbB proton channel family protein gives MDILTLVGLVAGILIVILAMLANASLLTFLNLPGLAIVIGGTFAVTLIKFRMSSVMSAFRLAMSAAFTDKVDRPAALIREAGALALVVRKEGILGLENHKTGNEFFRKAISLCVDGHPPELVEEALAQESQQTAERYEVAERVFRGIGESAPAIGMLGTLVGLVQMLNSLDDPSSIGPAMAVALLTTLYGAFIAQLIALPLADKLQLKAEDESRNQVLIITSIRNIMRGENPRVMTELLSSFLTPDQRTGLTPEREA, from the coding sequence ATGGATATTCTTACCCTCGTAGGGCTTGTCGCCGGTATTCTGATTGTCATTCTGGCAATGCTGGCAAATGCCTCGCTTCTGACTTTTCTCAATCTGCCGGGGCTGGCCATTGTTATCGGTGGCACCTTTGCGGTTACGCTCATAAAGTTTCGTATGTCCTCGGTTATGAGCGCCTTTCGCCTCGCTATGAGCGCTGCATTTACCGATAAGGTTGACCGGCCTGCAGCTTTGATCCGTGAGGCGGGGGCACTGGCTCTGGTTGTGCGCAAGGAAGGTATTCTGGGCCTGGAAAACCACAAGACCGGCAATGAATTTTTTCGAAAAGCCATCAGCCTGTGTGTGGATGGCCACCCGCCTGAACTGGTGGAGGAAGCGCTGGCCCAGGAATCCCAGCAGACGGCAGAGCGTTACGAAGTGGCCGAGCGCGTTTTTCGGGGTATCGGCGAATCCGCGCCGGCTATCGGAATGCTGGGCACTCTGGTTGGTCTCGTGCAGATGCTCAATTCACTGGATGACCCCTCGTCCATTGGTCCGGCAATGGCTGTTGCTCTGCTGACCACACTCTATGGCGCTTTCATCGCCCAGTTGATTGCCCTGCCGCTGGCGGACAAGCTTCAGCTCAAGGCAGAAGATGAAAGCCGCAACCAGGTTCTGATTATTACCTCTATCCGCAATATCATGCGTGGCGAAAACCCCCGGGTGATGACTGAACTGCTCTCCTCGTTTCTGACGCCGGATCAGCGCACAGGGCTCACGCCAGAGCGGGAGGCTTGA
- the fmt gene encoding methionyl-tRNA formyltransferase codes for MRLVFAGTPDFAASALRAILGTHHTVVGVYSQPDRPAGRGRKLQPSPVKQVALDNEIPVFQPENLKSPEARQELANLRPDVMIVAAYGLILPEPVLKTPTHGCLNIHASLLPRWRGAAPIQRAIAAGDKETGITIMQMDKGLDTGAMLLKSRTAIEASDTGGSLHDRLAELGGAAIIEALKRLESGELEGEIQNDEDASYAHKLSKEEGHIDWSQDALAIERLVRAFNPWPGTYTDLEDQRLRIHEARATEEQSQKPAGTVIRREREGIDIACGKGILRIIRLQLPGSRAQTVNDLINGGKQLLLPGQELR; via the coding sequence GTGCGACTCGTTTTTGCCGGCACTCCGGATTTCGCAGCAAGCGCCCTGAGAGCAATACTGGGCACCCACCACACAGTTGTGGGCGTATACTCCCAGCCAGACCGACCCGCGGGCCGCGGCCGAAAACTCCAGCCCAGCCCGGTCAAACAGGTTGCTCTGGACAATGAAATCCCGGTTTTTCAGCCGGAAAACCTGAAATCTCCGGAAGCCCGGCAGGAGCTGGCCAATCTCCGTCCGGATGTGATGATCGTTGCCGCCTATGGACTGATTCTGCCGGAACCAGTACTGAAAACCCCCACCCACGGCTGTCTCAACATTCACGCATCTCTTCTGCCCCGCTGGCGTGGCGCAGCGCCTATTCAGCGTGCCATTGCAGCGGGTGACAAGGAGACCGGCATCACCATCATGCAGATGGACAAAGGCCTGGATACCGGCGCCATGTTGCTGAAATCCCGAACGGCTATTGAAGCATCCGATACCGGCGGCAGTCTTCACGACCGCCTCGCAGAACTGGGCGGTGCCGCCATTATTGAAGCGTTGAAGCGGCTGGAGAGCGGCGAACTTGAGGGTGAAATCCAGAATGATGAGGATGCAAGCTACGCCCACAAGCTTTCTAAAGAAGAAGGTCACATTGACTGGTCACAGGATGCTTTGGCCATAGAACGCCTGGTGCGCGCCTTCAACCCCTGGCCGGGTACTTACACAGATCTGGAAGACCAACGTCTGCGGATTCACGAGGCCAGAGCTACCGAAGAGCAAAGCCAGAAACCGGCAGGCACAGTGATACGCAGGGAACGGGAAGGTATAGATATTGCCTGCGGCAAAGGCATTCTGCGCATCATCCGGCTGCAGTTGCCGGGGTCCCGCGCCCAGACCGTTAACGACCTGATTAATGGCGGCAAACAACTGCTCTTACCCGGACAGGAGCTACGCTGA
- the def gene encoding peptide deformylase, translating into MMILEILEYPDPRLRTIAKPVDKLTDADLKLIDDMFETMYDAPGIGLAATQVDVHKQIVVMDLSEDKSEPRVFINPQVEVLEGDREAMQEGCLSVPGFYEDVERVEHCIVRAMGRDGEPFELEARGLLAVCIQHEMDHLNGKLFVDYLSTLKRNRIRKKLEKLHKQSA; encoded by the coding sequence ATTATGATACTAGAAATACTCGAATATCCGGATCCCCGTCTGCGCACCATCGCCAAGCCGGTTGATAAACTGACAGACGCAGATCTCAAGCTGATCGACGACATGTTCGAGACCATGTACGATGCGCCCGGCATTGGTCTGGCGGCCACACAGGTAGACGTCCACAAGCAGATCGTCGTTATGGACCTGTCCGAGGACAAAAGTGAGCCACGGGTATTCATCAACCCCCAAGTGGAAGTCCTGGAGGGTGATCGTGAAGCCATGCAGGAAGGTTGTCTTTCAGTTCCTGGCTTTTATGAAGACGTCGAGCGTGTAGAGCATTGTATTGTCCGGGCTATGGGGCGCGACGGTGAACCGTTTGAACTGGAGGCCCGCGGGCTTCTGGCGGTCTGTATCCAGCACGAAATGGACCACCTGAACGGCAAACTGTTTGTAGACTACCTGAGCACCCTCAAGCGCAACCGCATTCGCAAGAAGCTGGAAAAGCTTCACAAGCAAAGTGCGTGA
- a CDS encoding Hsp20/alpha crystallin family protein has product MNNLTRWNPINELEDLMGRYNRILGTSRTGGDSKDLFSRSDWAPAVDIKETDQAFTIEAELPGMDKKDVKVTVQDGVLSIEGERKHEEESRDKKLHRIERYYGSFMRRFTLPDNVDENSVKASFKDGLLTLTLQKAEPKEPKAIQVDVE; this is encoded by the coding sequence ATGAACAATCTTACCCGCTGGAACCCCATCAATGAGCTCGAAGACTTGATGGGTCGTTATAATCGGATACTTGGCACATCACGCACCGGCGGCGACAGCAAAGACCTTTTCAGTCGCAGTGACTGGGCTCCGGCCGTCGACATCAAGGAAACGGACCAGGCCTTCACCATTGAGGCGGAGCTGCCAGGTATGGACAAAAAAGACGTGAAGGTAACCGTGCAAGACGGCGTGCTCTCCATTGAGGGTGAACGCAAGCACGAAGAGGAATCCCGGGACAAAAAGCTGCACCGGATTGAACGCTACTATGGCAGCTTCATGCGGCGCTTCACACTGCCGGACAATGTTGACGAAAACAGTGTGAAAGCCAGTTTCAAGGATGGTTTATTGACTCTGACTCTGCAGAAGGCGGAACCGAAGGAGCCTAAAGCCATTCAGGTAGACGTCGAGTAA
- the aroE gene encoding shikimate dehydrogenase, translated as MSNELYAVMGNPVAHSKSPRIHSLFAGQTGEPVEYTAIQAPLDGFAEAVRQFFESGGKGLNVTVPFKEQAWELAECRAARAEKAGAANTLYRNGTGQLVADNTDGYGLVRDLVANHGVQLKGARILVLGAGGAVRGVLGPLLEQHPASLTLANRTVAKAETLAKLFADEAGAATMSACGFKEPGQLFDVIINGTSASLQGDLPPLDSNVIGADTVVYDMMYSLQTTTFNQWAQDKGASRVFDGLGMLVEQAAESFRVWRGVLPETAPVIKALRND; from the coding sequence ATGAGTAATGAGCTTTATGCGGTCATGGGTAACCCTGTAGCCCACAGCAAGTCACCGAGAATCCATAGTCTGTTCGCTGGCCAGACCGGTGAACCCGTGGAATACACAGCGATTCAGGCACCTCTCGATGGATTCGCGGAAGCGGTCCGCCAGTTTTTTGAGAGCGGAGGCAAGGGCTTGAACGTAACAGTACCCTTCAAGGAACAGGCCTGGGAGTTGGCGGAATGCCGGGCTGCAAGGGCTGAAAAAGCCGGTGCCGCCAATACCTTGTATCGCAACGGGACCGGACAACTGGTTGCGGACAACACCGACGGCTACGGACTGGTACGTGATCTTGTGGCTAATCATGGTGTTCAGCTCAAAGGTGCCAGGATACTGGTTCTGGGAGCTGGCGGCGCTGTACGTGGCGTTCTGGGCCCTTTGCTTGAACAACACCCCGCCAGCCTGACCCTCGCAAACCGTACGGTTGCGAAAGCCGAAACACTGGCTAAGCTGTTTGCCGATGAGGCCGGGGCTGCAACTATGAGCGCCTGCGGCTTCAAAGAGCCGGGTCAGCTATTCGATGTCATTATTAACGGCACCAGTGCAAGCCTGCAGGGAGACCTGCCGCCTCTTGATTCGAATGTGATCGGTGCCGACACTGTTGTTTATGACATGATGTATTCTTTACAGACCACCACGTTTAACCAGTGGGCTCAGGATAAGGGAGCCAGCCGGGTATTTGATGGTCTGGGCATGCTGGTTGAACAGGCTGCAGAATCGTTCAGGGTGTGGCGGGGAGTGCTCCCGGAAACGGCGCCGGTGATCAAGGCGCTTCGTAACGACTGA
- a CDS encoding gamma carbonic anhydrase family protein: protein MTNVRSHKGTTPDFGKRTLVDASAVVIGDVKTGDDCSIWPMTVVRGDMHRIRIGNRCSIQDGSVLHITHASDFNPGGHPLTLGDDVTVGHKALLHGCTIGSRVLVGMGCIIMDGAVVEDEVIVAAGCLVPPGKTLESGHLYVGSPCKKARPLTDNERSFFTYTAANYVKLKDEYLAEAG, encoded by the coding sequence ATGACGAATGTACGTTCTCACAAGGGTACCACGCCAGATTTCGGTAAGCGCACACTGGTGGATGCCAGTGCGGTGGTGATCGGTGATGTTAAAACCGGTGACGATTGCTCCATCTGGCCGATGACTGTGGTGCGGGGCGATATGCACAGGATCCGTATCGGCAACCGTTGCAGCATCCAGGACGGCTCCGTACTTCATATTACCCACGCCAGTGATTTTAACCCCGGCGGTCACCCTCTCACTCTCGGAGACGATGTCACCGTAGGGCACAAAGCGCTACTGCATGGCTGCACTATTGGTAGCCGTGTGCTGGTGGGTATGGGCTGTATCATTATGGACGGCGCCGTGGTGGAGGATGAGGTGATCGTTGCGGCAGGTTGTCTGGTACCACCAGGAAAAACCCTGGAGTCCGGGCATCTATACGTCGGCTCGCCATGCAAAAAGGCTCGGCCATTGACTGATAATGAGCGTTCATTTTTCACGTACACAGCGGCCAACTACGTGAAACTAAAGGACGAATACCTGGCTGAAGCAGGTTAG
- the hemF gene encoding oxygen-dependent coproporphyrinogen oxidase — MPQHPDSNAVKQYLLGLQDVICQRLEALEGGDTKFVRDAWDRPEGGGGVSRVISDGRVFEKGGVNFSHVMGDTMPASATAHRPHLAGAPWQAMGVSLVIHPNNPYVPTSHANVRFFIATPKDAEPVYWFGGGYDLTPYYGFDDDCILWHKTARAACEPFGEDTYRRYKDWCDDYFYLRHRDEPRGVGGLFFDDHNTGNFEQDFGLMKSVGNSYIEAYEPIVRRRMDHAYGERERDFQLYRRGRYVEFNLVYDRGTLFGLQSGGRTESILMSLPPLVRWDYSRVPEAGSEEARLTEHFLTGRDWLAGDAHQES; from the coding sequence ATGCCCCAACACCCGGATAGCAATGCGGTTAAACAGTATCTGCTTGGCCTTCAGGACGTCATCTGTCAGCGTCTTGAAGCGCTGGAAGGCGGCGATACAAAGTTTGTTCGTGATGCCTGGGATCGTCCTGAAGGTGGCGGCGGAGTAAGCCGTGTAATCAGTGATGGTCGGGTCTTTGAGAAAGGCGGTGTTAATTTCTCTCACGTAATGGGCGATACAATGCCAGCGTCTGCCACGGCGCATCGCCCCCATCTGGCAGGTGCTCCCTGGCAGGCTATGGGGGTTTCTCTGGTGATCCACCCAAACAATCCTTATGTGCCCACTTCTCACGCCAATGTCCGGTTTTTTATTGCGACACCGAAAGATGCTGAACCGGTTTACTGGTTTGGCGGTGGCTATGACCTGACGCCCTATTATGGCTTTGATGATGACTGCATTCTCTGGCACAAGACTGCCAGGGCGGCCTGTGAGCCATTCGGTGAGGACACATACCGCCGTTACAAAGACTGGTGCGATGACTACTTTTACCTGCGGCACAGGGATGAACCTAGGGGTGTTGGCGGGCTTTTCTTTGATGATCACAATACAGGTAATTTTGAACAGGATTTCGGGCTGATGAAATCCGTGGGTAACAGCTATATCGAGGCTTATGAGCCCATTGTCCGCCGCCGGATGGACCATGCCTACGGTGAGCGCGAGCGGGATTTTCAGCTTTATCGGCGCGGGCGTTATGTCGAGTTCAATCTGGTGTACGACCGTGGCACCTTGTTTGGTCTGCAGTCTGGCGGGCGCACCGAATCCATCCTTATGTCATTGCCTCCACTGGTGCGCTGGGATTATAGCCGGGTGCCAGAAGCTGGCAGTGAAGAAGCCCGTCTGACGGAGCATTTTCTCACCGGGCGCGACTGGCTGGCCGGTGACGCGCACCAGGAGAGTTGA
- the dprA gene encoding DNA-processing protein DprA codes for MFSSPSSQWLFLTCLPKFGRARRRAMLATLPDLTDLLTRNPATLRALGLPAETVAAIMAWQQQDEANSAVNAARQTLLSCERHGIDIVSWHHPDYPEVLRHIHDAPLVLYARGDTSLMNREQIGIIGSRNATPAGLDHARRFAAELSNRNLLVTSGLALGVDGAAHSGALDAGHPTIAVIGCGLDRIYPNQHRRLGERIIGKGLVVSEYPPGTPARAAHFPQRNRIISGLSRGILVVEAGLKSGSLITARMALEQGREVFAIPGSIHSPVARGCHHLIKQGARLVDQVDDIMEELGASWSFPVNGARPELSTAQPEGARQSDSTSALAALDCREIAVFEALGYDPQSTDALCSATGLPADQLVQSLLLLELEGLVSSAPGGYQKIA; via the coding sequence GTGTTTTCTTCCCCCTCCTCCCAATGGTTATTTCTGACCTGTCTGCCCAAATTTGGTCGTGCCCGCCGACGGGCCATGCTTGCAACACTCCCTGATCTGACGGACCTTCTCACGAGAAACCCCGCGACACTCCGTGCGCTTGGCCTGCCTGCTGAAACTGTAGCGGCCATTATGGCGTGGCAGCAACAGGATGAGGCCAACAGCGCCGTTAATGCAGCCCGACAGACCTTGCTGAGCTGTGAGCGGCATGGCATCGATATAGTGAGCTGGCATCATCCCGATTATCCGGAAGTCCTGAGGCACATTCATGATGCACCTCTGGTGTTGTATGCCCGGGGAGATACGAGCCTGATGAATCGTGAACAGATAGGGATCATCGGCAGTCGCAATGCTACGCCCGCAGGTCTGGATCATGCCCGGCGCTTTGCCGCAGAACTGAGCAACCGGAACCTCCTGGTAACCAGTGGCCTGGCGCTTGGAGTTGATGGCGCGGCCCATTCTGGAGCACTGGATGCCGGGCATCCCACAATCGCCGTTATTGGCTGCGGGCTTGATCGAATATACCCGAATCAGCATCGCCGGCTTGGCGAACGGATTATCGGGAAGGGATTGGTGGTCTCCGAATATCCGCCGGGAACACCGGCAAGAGCCGCTCACTTTCCACAGCGTAACCGTATTATCAGCGGCCTGAGCCGGGGCATACTGGTGGTCGAAGCGGGTCTGAAAAGTGGTTCGCTGATCACCGCCCGTATGGCTCTGGAACAGGGACGTGAGGTTTTTGCCATCCCCGGGTCCATTCACAGTCCGGTGGCGCGCGGTTGCCACCATCTGATCAAGCAGGGTGCCAGGCTCGTAGATCAGGTGGACGATATTATGGAAGAGCTGGGTGCTTCCTGGTCTTTTCCTGTGAATGGGGCCAGACCAGAGTTGTCCACAGCACAACCTGAAGGTGCTCGCCAGTCGGACAGTACCAGTGCACTGGCCGCTCTGGACTGCCGGGAAATCGCGGTGTTTGAGGCATTAGGGTATGATCCCCAGTCAACCGATGCACTGTGTTCAGCAACTGGCCTTCCGGCCGATCAGCTTGTCCAGTCTCTTCTGCTTCTCGAGCTTGAAGGGCTGGTGAGTTCTGCTCCCGGAGGGTATCAGAAAATCGCCTGA
- a CDS encoding LysM peptidoglycan-binding domain-containing protein has product MRKLLYALAATTLLLTSWAHAAPELRSDHPERYTVVKGDTLWDISGRFLSNPWYWPEIWHVNPQVANPHLIYPGDRLALVYIDGKPRITKVASSNGVVKLSPQVRSERIDTPIPAIPLDAISSFLTDTRIVSPELIDNAPYVLEGADGRIVNGAGDRVYARGEKPADKVGVFRRSTEFVDPDTGEFLGLEARSIARGDVTAETGDVLTVDLTRSSEEVRVGDRLLVNEDRRLTTNFVPSSPGQEIEGKMISVDGGVTQIGQYDVVAINRGSREGLEAGNVMAVFKTGNMARDPVTNETVELPSERAGLLMVFQVYEKMSYGLILHTTRVLAVGDKVTNP; this is encoded by the coding sequence ATGAGGAAACTGCTGTACGCTCTGGCGGCCACTACGCTGCTATTAACCTCCTGGGCTCACGCTGCACCAGAACTGCGGTCTGATCATCCTGAGCGTTACACTGTTGTGAAGGGTGATACTCTTTGGGATATTTCAGGGCGATTTCTGAGTAACCCATGGTATTGGCCGGAAATCTGGCACGTTAACCCACAGGTTGCCAACCCTCACCTGATATACCCGGGTGACCGTCTTGCCCTGGTGTATATCGATGGAAAGCCACGTATCACCAAGGTGGCGTCCAGTAATGGTGTTGTAAAGCTTTCGCCGCAGGTACGCTCCGAGCGGATTGACACCCCCATTCCTGCAATTCCGCTGGATGCTATCAGCAGCTTTCTGACGGATACGCGCATTGTAAGCCCCGAGCTGATCGACAATGCTCCATATGTACTTGAAGGTGCTGATGGTCGTATTGTTAACGGAGCCGGTGACCGGGTTTATGCCCGAGGCGAAAAACCTGCAGATAAAGTGGGCGTGTTCCGTCGCAGTACGGAATTTGTCGATCCGGATACCGGAGAGTTTCTTGGCCTGGAGGCGCGCAGTATAGCCAGAGGCGATGTGACTGCAGAAACCGGTGATGTTCTGACTGTTGATCTCACCCGCTCCAGCGAGGAAGTGCGTGTTGGTGACCGGTTGCTGGTCAATGAAGACCGCCGTCTGACAACCAATTTTGTACCTAGCTCACCCGGCCAGGAAATCGAAGGGAAAATGATCTCCGTAGATGGCGGAGTTACCCAGATTGGCCAGTACGATGTGGTCGCCATCAACCGGGGTAGCCGGGAAGGACTGGAAGCCGGCAACGTAATGGCTGTTTTCAAAACCGGGAATATGGCGCGCGATCCGGTCACCAACGAGACTGTTGAGCTGCCCTCTGAACGGGCGGGTTTGCTGATGGTCTTCCAGGTTTATGAAAAAATGAGCTATGGACTGATTCTGCATACGACCCGCGTTCTGGCTGTAGGCGACAAGGTTACCAATCCCTGA
- a CDS encoding PA4642 family protein → MSGPDKPKVIGEEWSDERVKSFLDAGSADGGEFSDYTSLLKAYQAMRAEDFERFTGFFVAAGRNLNAVNENGENLLDLVSQHRKGKDYARALEAAGAKRSAAAGS, encoded by the coding sequence ATGAGTGGACCAGACAAACCTAAAGTTATTGGTGAAGAGTGGAGCGATGAGCGTGTAAAGAGCTTTCTGGATGCCGGAAGCGCTGACGGGGGGGAGTTCTCAGACTACACCTCATTGCTGAAGGCGTACCAGGCAATGAGAGCGGAAGATTTCGAGCGGTTTACAGGCTTTTTTGTGGCAGCCGGCCGCAACCTGAATGCCGTTAATGAGAATGGCGAAAACCTGCTTGATCTTGTCTCACAGCACCGTAAGGGCAAAGACTATGCTCGCGCGCTGGAAGCGGCGGGTGCGAAAAGAAGTGCTGCAGCCGGGAGCTGA